A region from the Trueperaceae bacterium genome encodes:
- a CDS encoding BatA and WFA domain-containing protein: MAFLVPQALWLLALLPVVVALHFLRARRRRRDVSALFLWRRAQASVARRRRFSPSWLLALQLLFVAAVAVGLAGPYPKGAESGALVVVIDASASMAARFEGGTRLGAAVDAARTRLRTTGPVALVRAGLAPRLLAPLAADDQDRSTALASLQAGDASADLLAAVDLGMSLLPGAEVLVYTDRQVALGKAQVVVVGATESAEPDNVGISAFDVGVGEAFVALVASGRRPAEATVGLFGGGVELARSTLLVPGGGTAAVTFPLLADVAEGEGVLEARILAPAGDALPLDDVAFAGRRALTVVTDDLYAPLLRALNAVPGVAVYGAVDAASRPADLHVLTRHLPDEAAIAALPPGNYLLFQPAAQAPAYHVVRDFDRAADVMRFVDLRDALIGLDPLRPSWESASDTPMLPEAEAAGDQGGSETSSASAPWRVLARADDLTPLLRTRRTDAGAVLQFAFHPSQSDLVLRPAFPALLANWVGSLDVTPRVRLGEALPGGEVVLEPGVYPLGARVEAGAEAGSRTASSSPPASGGAVALASLLAPDESRLGAAAAFSDAADAASEQGAVGAVEGASGALDEESGVGTSPTPLLTGLIAVALAALAAEWWLYAGSRNVGARAGSRRRLVGWRA, from the coding sequence ATGGCGTTCCTCGTGCCCCAGGCGCTCTGGCTGCTCGCGCTGCTTCCCGTGGTCGTCGCCCTGCACTTCCTGCGGGCGCGCCGCAGGCGGCGCGACGTATCGGCCCTGTTCCTCTGGCGCAGGGCCCAGGCGAGCGTCGCGCGTAGGCGCCGCTTCTCCCCGAGCTGGCTCCTGGCGCTGCAACTCCTGTTCGTGGCGGCCGTGGCCGTCGGGCTGGCCGGGCCGTACCCGAAGGGCGCGGAGTCCGGCGCGCTCGTCGTGGTCATCGACGCTTCCGCCAGCATGGCGGCGCGCTTCGAGGGCGGCACGCGCCTCGGCGCGGCGGTGGACGCCGCCCGTACCCGGCTCAGGACGACCGGCCCCGTCGCGCTCGTCCGCGCCGGCCTGGCGCCTCGGCTGCTCGCGCCGCTGGCGGCCGACGACCAAGACCGCTCGACCGCGCTTGCCTCCTTGCAGGCGGGCGACGCGTCGGCCGACCTCCTCGCCGCGGTCGATCTCGGCATGAGCCTGCTGCCCGGCGCCGAGGTGCTCGTGTACACGGACCGCCAGGTTGCCCTCGGCAAGGCGCAGGTCGTGGTCGTCGGAGCCACCGAGTCGGCCGAGCCGGACAACGTCGGCATCAGCGCCTTCGACGTCGGGGTGGGCGAGGCGTTCGTCGCCCTCGTCGCGAGCGGTCGCCGACCGGCGGAGGCCACGGTCGGGCTCTTCGGCGGCGGTGTCGAGCTCGCCCGGAGCACCCTCCTCGTGCCTGGCGGAGGCACGGCCGCGGTCACGTTCCCGCTGCTTGCCGACGTAGCCGAGGGGGAGGGCGTGCTGGAGGCCCGCATCCTGGCCCCGGCCGGCGACGCGCTGCCGCTCGACGACGTGGCCTTCGCCGGGCGCCGCGCTCTGACGGTCGTCACCGACGACCTGTACGCTCCGCTCCTGCGCGCCCTCAACGCCGTGCCGGGGGTTGCCGTGTACGGCGCCGTCGACGCCGCCAGCCGGCCTGCCGACCTGCACGTGCTCACCCGCCACCTGCCGGACGAGGCGGCCATCGCCGCGCTCCCGCCCGGTAACTACCTACTGTTCCAGCCGGCGGCTCAGGCCCCCGCTTACCACGTCGTGCGCGACTTCGACCGCGCGGCCGACGTCATGCGCTTCGTCGACCTGCGCGACGCGCTCATCGGGCTCGACCCCCTGCGCCCGAGCTGGGAGTCGGCGTCCGACACGCCGATGCTGCCGGAGGCGGAGGCGGCCGGCGACCAGGGCGGGTCCGAGACCAGTTCGGCGAGCGCGCCGTGGCGCGTCCTCGCCAGGGCCGACGACCTCACCCCGCTGCTGCGCACCCGGCGCACGGACGCCGGAGCGGTCCTTCAGTTCGCCTTCCACCCGAGCCAGTCCGACCTGGTGCTGCGCCCTGCCTTCCCGGCGCTGCTCGCCAACTGGGTCGGCTCGCTCGACGTGACCCCCCGGGTACGCCTCGGCGAGGCACTGCCCGGCGGCGAGGTCGTCCTCGAGCCCGGCGTCTACCCGCTCGGCGCCCGTGTGGAGGCGGGTGCGGAGGCCGGTTCGCGAACCGCGTCCTCGAGCCCGCCCGCGTCAGGTGGCGCGGTGGCGCTGGCCTCGCTGCTGGCCCCCGACGAGTCGCGCCTAGGCGCCGCCGCGGCCTTCTCCGACGCTGCCGACGCCGCCTCGGAGCAGGGCGCCGTCGGCGCGGTCGAGGGCGCTTCCGGAGCGCTGGACGAGGAGTCCGGCGTCGGGACGTCGCCCACCCCCCTCTTGACCGGCCTGATAGCCGTGGCGTTAGCGGCCCTGGCGGCCGAGTGGTGGCTCTACGCCGGTTCGCGCAACGTCGGCGCCCGTGCCGGCTCACGTAGACGGTTGGTAGGCTGGCGGGCGTGA
- the rodA gene encoding rod shape-determining protein RodA, producing the protein MTRVDLALPFVTLLIITVGLFTLFSAAPSDEFMRQVVFLGASVVVIGATLWAGKNRVLRLTPYVYVVSLGLLALTFLIGTEVNGAKSWLYLGPLPGFQPSELAKLALILVLAQTLHERPIRRLQDYVRVAVLALPPIGLVLIEPDLGSALVLVAITAGVVLVRGLPWRHLVLGVLLVGIAVPTVVLPNLKPHQVERLVSFVDPYRDPQGTGYQVIQSTIAVGSGGLLGKGYRAGTQSQLGFIPYRQTDFIFPVLAEEGGFVASVGLLVLYGLLFWRLLAMAAECPFERDQLLIAGVVVLIGFQVLVNIGVTLGVAPVTGITLPLVSYGGTSLLSTLVALTFAWVVYRDRFADW; encoded by the coding sequence GTGACGAGAGTCGACCTCGCCCTGCCGTTCGTCACCCTGCTGATAATCACGGTCGGGCTCTTCACGCTGTTCAGCGCCGCCCCGAGCGACGAGTTCATGCGCCAGGTCGTCTTCCTCGGTGCGAGCGTCGTCGTGATAGGGGCGACCCTGTGGGCGGGCAAGAACAGGGTCCTGCGGCTGACCCCGTACGTCTACGTGGTGAGCCTCGGCCTCCTCGCCCTCACCTTCCTGATAGGCACGGAGGTCAACGGCGCGAAGTCCTGGCTCTACCTCGGCCCGCTGCCCGGCTTCCAACCCTCGGAGCTGGCCAAGCTCGCGCTCATCCTCGTGCTCGCCCAGACCCTCCACGAGCGCCCCATCCGGCGGCTGCAGGACTACGTGCGGGTGGCGGTGCTGGCGCTACCGCCCATCGGCCTCGTCCTGATCGAGCCCGACCTCGGCAGCGCGCTGGTGCTCGTCGCCATCACGGCGGGCGTCGTCCTCGTCAGGGGGTTGCCCTGGCGCCATCTCGTCCTCGGCGTCCTCCTCGTCGGCATCGCGGTGCCAACCGTCGTGCTCCCTAACCTGAAGCCGCACCAGGTCGAGCGCCTCGTCTCGTTCGTCGATCCGTACCGCGACCCGCAAGGCACGGGCTACCAGGTGATCCAGTCCACCATCGCCGTGGGGTCGGGCGGCCTCCTCGGCAAGGGGTACCGCGCCGGCACCCAGTCGCAGCTCGGCTTCATCCCGTACCGTCAGACGGACTTCATCTTCCCGGTCCTAGCCGAGGAGGGGGGCTTCGTCGCCTCAGTCGGCCTGCTCGTGCTCTACGGCCTGCTCTTCTGGCGGCTCCTCGCCATGGCCGCCGAATGTCCGTTCGAGCGCGACCAGCTCCTGATCGCCGGGGTGGTGGTCCTCATCGGCTTCCAGGTCCTCGTCAACATCGGCGTGACGTTGGGGGTGGCGCCCGTCACGGGCATCACCCTGCCGCTCGTCTCCTACGGCGGCACCAGCCTGCTGAGCACGCTCGTGGCGCTGACGTTCGCCTGGGTCGTCTACCGCGATCGCTTCGCGGACTGGTGA
- a CDS encoding iron-sulfur cluster assembly protein has translation MTSSDETNATPTSAGVAQPVDPDRTAGNEALRAQVLEALKVVHDPEIPVNIVDLGLVYDLEIDGQGNVSIEMTLTSMGCPVQDLIQSDTELAAMKVDGVNSVSVDFVWSPPWSPAKMTDDGKKQMRMFGFNV, from the coding sequence ATGACGAGCAGCGACGAGACTAACGCCACCCCGACGAGTGCCGGGGTCGCGCAACCAGTCGATCCTGACCGGACCGCCGGCAACGAGGCGCTACGCGCGCAGGTCCTGGAAGCCCTCAAGGTCGTTCACGACCCCGAGATCCCCGTCAACATCGTCGACCTCGGCCTGGTGTACGACCTCGAGATCGACGGGCAAGGGAACGTGAGCATCGAGATGACCCTGACGAGCATGGGCTGCCCCGTGCAGGACCTGATCCAATCGGACACGGAGCTGGCGGCGATGAAGGTCGACGGGGTGAACTCCGTGAGCGTCGACTTCGTCTGGTCGCCGCCATGGAGCCCGGCCAAGATGACGGACGACGGCAAGAAGCAGATGCGCATGTTCGGCTTCAACGTCTGA
- a CDS encoding COX15/CtaA family protein: MNGTERGRPAGASTARVRAVDVPEAAAHATPALGAELSAPRRRLLTWWLLSGAVLTFAMLMVGGITRLTQSGLSIVEWAPLMGVFPPVGEAQWQEAFDAYKRFPEYQQLRPDMTLAEYRSIFYWEYAHRLLARAIGVVFLVPFLAFLARGYLRRPLFLRLLLLFGLGALQGLMGWLMVASGLVDRPSVAHERLAAHLLLAFAIFGVCLWTAADLWPGLVVRGRAAWLWTRRTRAWLVVFGVLLVVQVTYGAFVAGLDAGLAFNTWPLMAGGWLPPGAWRLEPPLRNLLDNIATVQWLHRTLPALLLVMALGLLIAARRPVAGAGGRHRALAVALLVAILVQAGLGIATLLAFVPVLLAAMHQAMALLLFGVWLAWSHTLSRARLAA; the protein is encoded by the coding sequence ATGAACGGGACCGAACGCGGTCGACCGGCGGGGGCGTCCACCGCGCGCGTGCGCGCGGTGGACGTGCCGGAGGCAGCCGCGCATGCCACGCCTGCGCTGGGAGCCGAGTTGAGCGCGCCGCGACGGCGGCTGTTGACGTGGTGGCTCCTCAGCGGGGCGGTCCTGACCTTCGCCATGCTCATGGTCGGCGGCATCACGCGGCTGACCCAGTCGGGGCTGTCGATCGTGGAGTGGGCGCCGCTCATGGGCGTCTTCCCGCCCGTCGGGGAGGCCCAGTGGCAAGAGGCGTTCGACGCCTACAAGCGCTTCCCCGAGTACCAGCAGCTGCGGCCGGACATGACGCTCGCCGAGTACCGCTCCATCTTCTACTGGGAGTACGCCCACCGCCTCCTGGCGCGCGCCATCGGGGTGGTGTTCCTCGTGCCGTTCCTCGCGTTCCTGGCGCGCGGCTACCTGCGACGCCCCCTGTTCCTGCGCCTGCTCCTCCTGTTCGGGCTCGGGGCGCTGCAAGGCCTCATGGGCTGGTTGATGGTCGCGAGCGGTCTCGTCGACCGGCCCAGCGTCGCCCACGAGCGCCTGGCGGCGCACCTGCTGTTGGCGTTCGCGATCTTCGGCGTCTGCCTGTGGACGGCGGCCGACCTATGGCCCGGCCTCGTCGTTAGGGGCCGCGCCGCGTGGCTATGGACTAGGCGCACGCGCGCCTGGCTCGTCGTCTTCGGCGTGCTGCTCGTGGTCCAGGTGACCTACGGAGCGTTCGTGGCCGGCCTAGATGCCGGACTCGCGTTCAACACGTGGCCGCTCATGGCGGGCGGCTGGCTGCCTCCCGGCGCCTGGCGCCTCGAGCCACCGCTACGCAACCTGCTCGACAACATCGCGACCGTGCAGTGGCTGCACCGGACGCTGCCCGCCCTGCTCCTGGTGATGGCGCTCGGCCTGCTGATCGCGGCCCGGCGCCCCGTCGCTGGTGCCGGAGGCCGCCACCGAGCGCTGGCGGTGGCGCTCCTGGTCGCCATCCTCGTCCAAGCGGGACTCGGGATCGCGACGTTGCTAGCGTTCGTGCCCGTCTTGTTGGCGGCCATGCATCAGGCCATGGCCCTGCTGCTCTTCGGCGTCTGGCTGGCGTGGTCGCATACGCTCAGCCGTGCCCGCCTGGCCGCCTGA
- a CDS encoding 23S rRNA (pseudouridine(1915)-N(3))-methyltransferase RlmH, giving the protein MRYRVVAVGKLKSSFYREACGHYLKRLAPLAACEVVEVGEGRGADAGATQFAEGAALLAKVEGLAVALDERGKAFDTHGLAQRVGALENRGVSQVTILVGGAEGHGRELRSAVAEAWSLSPLTLPHDLARLVLIEQLYRIETLRAGHPYHRG; this is encoded by the coding sequence GTGCGCTACCGCGTCGTCGCCGTCGGCAAGCTCAAGTCCTCCTTCTACCGCGAGGCCTGCGGGCACTACCTGAAACGCCTCGCCCCCCTGGCGGCCTGCGAGGTCGTCGAGGTGGGCGAGGGGCGCGGGGCCGACGCGGGCGCGACGCAGTTCGCCGAGGGCGCCGCCCTGCTCGCCAAGGTGGAAGGGCTCGCCGTCGCGCTGGACGAGCGCGGTAAGGCGTTCGACACGCACGGCCTGGCGCAACGGGTTGGGGCGTTGGAGAACCGGGGCGTCAGCCAGGTCACCATCCTCGTCGGCGGCGCCGAGGGGCACGGACGCGAGCTGCGCTCGGCGGTCGCGGAGGCGTGGAGCCTCTCGCCGTTGACCCTCCCCCACGACCTGGCGCGGCTCGTCCTCATCGAGCAGCTCTACCGGATCGAGACGCTGCGGGCGGGCCACCCGTACCACCGCGGCTGA
- the thyX gene encoding FAD-dependent thymidylate synthase, with amino-acid sequence MARITVPEAEALIDQEFGVLDHGFVRLVDYLGGDARIVQAARVSYGDGTKTVREDGALIDYLLRNRHTSPFEQVILTFHVKLPIFVARQWIRHRTARLNEISGRYSVMRDEFYVPGPHEVRFQDKRNRQGGDGRDVPPELRERVISVLRSGQERTYAEYEELLEDDIARELARVNLPLSLYTEMYWQIDLNNLFHFLRLRLDWHAQYEIRAYGDVMARIAQAVAPMAYAAFEEHELHGRSFSRSELDILRAAIDPRRLDDALSASGLRATRRDELTRKLGPVGARSTDGAPAGAGADAANGAAPEPRSGEAVG; translated from the coding sequence ATGGCCCGAATCACCGTGCCCGAAGCGGAAGCGCTCATCGACCAGGAGTTCGGGGTGTTGGATCACGGCTTCGTCCGCCTCGTGGACTACCTTGGCGGCGACGCGCGCATCGTCCAGGCCGCCCGCGTCTCGTACGGAGACGGAACGAAGACCGTCCGCGAGGACGGCGCCCTCATCGATTACCTGCTGCGCAACCGGCATACGAGCCCGTTCGAGCAGGTCATCCTCACCTTCCACGTGAAGCTGCCCATCTTCGTGGCGAGGCAGTGGATCCGCCACCGCACGGCGCGCCTGAACGAGATCAGCGGGCGCTACTCCGTCATGCGCGACGAGTTCTACGTCCCCGGCCCCCACGAGGTGCGGTTCCAGGACAAGCGCAACCGCCAGGGGGGCGACGGCCGCGACGTGCCGCCCGAGCTGCGCGAGCGCGTGATCTCCGTGCTGCGCTCCGGCCAGGAGCGCACGTACGCCGAGTACGAGGAGCTGCTCGAGGACGACATCGCTCGCGAGCTGGCCAGGGTGAACCTGCCCTTGAGCCTCTACACCGAGATGTACTGGCAGATCGACCTCAACAACCTGTTCCACTTCCTGAGGCTGCGGCTCGACTGGCACGCCCAGTACGAGATCAGGGCCTACGGCGACGTCATGGCGCGCATCGCGCAGGCCGTCGCGCCCATGGCGTACGCGGCCTTCGAGGAGCACGAGCTGCACGGGCGCTCCTTCTCGCGCTCCGAGCTCGACATCCTGCGCGCGGCCATCGACCCGCGGCGCCTGGACGACGCCCTCTCCGCCAGCGGCCTGCGCGCCACGCGGCGCGACGAGCTCACGCGCAAGCTCGGACCCGTCGGCGCGCGCTCGACCGACGGCGCCCCCGCCGGCGCCGGCGCCGACGCGGCGAACGGCGCCGCGCCCGAACCCCGGTCCGGCGAGGCAGTCGGCTAA
- a CDS encoding S-layer homology domain-containing protein, with amino-acid sequence MKKLLITLLAAITASGAFAQYSFPDIPANHWAGDAVDRISDLGIVIGFPDGTFRGNEAFTRYQAALVVSRLLDVINDNLNSALALTQADVDSLRNAVQELASDVAAQGVRLSAAESAIAGLSDDVTANSARIDDLEAALAANNGGIDPAVLRDLQNQIASQRVALDTAQAQADAAAARADAAYSLANQANTLGRQNADDIAALNRALQLLQADVAGLKGGSSSAGGAPVDLSAVNSAIERNRSDIANIREFVLLIRSNQIAIRDRVSALEASDAAQNAAIADLQGRVAALEENPLGISGSISVTYFVGRVIGQEFDVDRAYGLNSLRNMGASVFSSGAAELDGDRSGTRNYRTEVGEVAQDRHDIEHTPGAATAVLNLSFAAKFGFDGEGSPNKLNSFSGVLSIAMDSQRVTGPIVSGSEPLLNWFEIRNFMTTFEPIGAVPLTFAFGTNVETSFTPYVVGTDDPGFVATIGAPSFLAFLNPGITAVYVSRNDSTDVNYNQEWYGNYLRGARLTVSPLEGLTLGGSFAQYAERAGDKDDYLADNQQITVWGVDGSLSLSIFDLGFEWANGSGGATAESVLYATLDVDTAGIPILSSLGANYRDISDAWTANGYDLGADASGFPFAEDQSGFGVNAGLSLFIVDLSAYFDSYGTVAGDSAMSFGVDATANLFAGFSLGGWYHSASVNGTTVDDLRTFVDASEAAVALAGTDIERDNNYNTGFGVTLKHDGAAANALIKGLNISAGYSQTEADFSKTTLFVDADYALNVSILSLTPYVGYRMVNDADAGTDDTTTLRVGTGLSTTPLDVYTKPSLVAAVNYRTTDHSDAAVYTASELQWSVGLVLNEFIFDHSKLTAKYGSWTGTNINNATNTRGAGDGATDISAGDVNGTGTQSVSGYELIWNYYDLEFAYGTYQNDNNGVGSSAQAFQISYTVTF; translated from the coding sequence ATGAAGAAGCTACTCATCACGCTCCTGGCGGCGATCACGGCCAGCGGCGCCTTCGCTCAGTACTCGTTCCCGGACATCCCGGCGAACCACTGGGCCGGCGACGCCGTCGACCGCATCTCCGACCTCGGCATCGTCATCGGCTTCCCCGACGGAACCTTCCGTGGCAACGAAGCCTTCACGCGTTACCAAGCCGCTCTCGTTGTCAGCCGCCTGCTTGACGTCATCAATGACAACCTCAACTCGGCGCTAGCGCTCACCCAGGCTGACGTCGACTCGCTGCGCAACGCCGTGCAAGAGCTTGCCTCCGACGTCGCTGCCCAAGGCGTGAGGCTGTCCGCCGCCGAGAGCGCCATCGCTGGCCTCTCCGACGACGTGACCGCCAACTCCGCTCGTATCGACGACCTGGAAGCGGCCCTCGCCGCTAACAACGGTGGCATCGATCCGGCGGTACTCCGCGATCTGCAGAACCAGATCGCCTCGCAGCGTGTCGCCCTCGACACGGCGCAGGCCCAGGCCGACGCCGCTGCCGCGCGCGCCGACGCCGCGTACAGCCTGGCCAACCAGGCCAACACGCTCGGTCGCCAGAACGCCGACGACATCGCTGCCCTCAACCGCGCCCTTCAGCTCCTCCAGGCTGACGTGGCCGGCCTCAAGGGTGGCTCCTCGTCCGCCGGCGGCGCCCCGGTCGATCTCTCGGCCGTGAACAGTGCCATCGAGCGCAACCGCTCGGACATCGCGAACATCCGCGAGTTCGTCCTCCTCATCCGCAGCAACCAGATCGCCATTCGCGACCGCGTCTCGGCCCTGGAAGCTTCGGACGCCGCCCAGAACGCCGCCATCGCGGACCTGCAGGGTCGCGTCGCCGCGCTCGAAGAGAACCCCCTCGGGATCTCCGGCAGCATCTCGGTCACGTACTTCGTCGGCCGCGTCATCGGCCAGGAGTTCGACGTCGACCGCGCTTACGGCCTGAACAGCCTGCGCAACATGGGCGCGTCGGTCTTCTCGTCCGGCGCAGCTGAACTCGACGGCGACCGCTCGGGCACCCGCAACTACCGCACGGAAGTCGGCGAAGTCGCCCAGGATCGTCACGACATCGAGCACACCCCGGGTGCGGCCACCGCCGTCTTGAACCTGAGCTTCGCTGCGAAGTTCGGCTTCGATGGTGAGGGCAGCCCGAACAAGCTCAACAGCTTCAGCGGCGTGCTTTCGATCGCCATGGATTCCCAGCGCGTCACGGGCCCCATCGTCTCCGGCTCCGAACCCCTGCTCAACTGGTTCGAGATCCGCAACTTCATGACGACGTTCGAACCCATCGGCGCCGTGCCGCTTACCTTCGCGTTCGGCACGAACGTCGAGACGAGCTTCACCCCGTACGTCGTCGGCACGGATGACCCGGGCTTCGTCGCTACCATCGGCGCCCCGAGCTTCCTCGCCTTCCTCAACCCTGGCATCACGGCCGTCTACGTCAGCAGGAACGACTCCACGGACGTGAACTACAACCAGGAGTGGTACGGCAACTACCTGCGCGGCGCCCGCCTCACGGTCAGCCCCCTCGAGGGCCTGACGCTCGGCGGTAGCTTCGCCCAGTACGCCGAACGCGCTGGCGACAAGGACGACTACCTCGCCGACAACCAGCAGATCACGGTCTGGGGCGTCGACGGCAGCCTCTCGCTGTCCATCTTCGACCTCGGCTTCGAGTGGGCCAACGGCTCCGGCGGCGCGACCGCCGAGTCGGTCCTCTACGCCACGCTCGACGTCGATACCGCCGGCATCCCCATCCTCTCGAGCCTTGGCGCCAACTACCGCGACATCAGCGATGCCTGGACTGCCAACGGCTACGACCTCGGCGCTGACGCCTCGGGCTTCCCGTTCGCGGAAGACCAGAGCGGCTTCGGCGTGAACGCTGGCCTCAGCCTGTTCATCGTCGACCTGAGCGCGTACTTCGACTCCTACGGCACGGTCGCTGGTGACAGCGCCATGTCCTTCGGCGTCGACGCCACGGCCAACCTGTTCGCGGGCTTCAGCCTCGGCGGCTGGTACCACTCGGCCTCCGTCAACGGTACGACCGTCGACGACCTCCGCACGTTCGTCGATGCGAGCGAGGCCGCTGTGGCCCTTGCCGGCACCGACATCGAGCGCGACAACAACTACAACACCGGCTTCGGCGTCACGCTCAAGCACGACGGCGCCGCTGCCAACGCCCTCATCAAGGGCCTGAACATCTCGGCGGGCTACTCGCAGACCGAGGCGGACTTCAGCAAGACGACCCTGTTCGTCGATGCCGACTACGCGCTCAACGTCTCGATCCTCTCGCTGACCCCGTACGTCGGCTACCGCATGGTCAACGACGCCGATGCCGGCACGGATGACACCACCACGCTCCGCGTTGGTACGGGTCTCTCCACCACGCCGCTCGACGTCTACACCAAGCCCAGCCTGGTCGCGGCGGTCAACTACCGCACGACGGATCACAGCGATGCCGCCGTCTACACGGCGAGCGAGCTGCAGTGGAGCGTTGGCCTCGTCCTGAACGAGTTCATCTTCGACCACAGCAAGCTCACCGCGAAGTACGGCAGCTGGACGGGCACCAACATCAACAACGCGACGAACACTCGCGGCGCTGGTGACGGGGCCACGGACATCAGCGCTGGTGACGTCAACGGCACCGGCACGCAGTCCGTCTCCGGCTACGAACTCATCTGGAACTACTACGACCTCGAGTTCGCGTACGGCACCTACCAGAACGACAACAACGGTGTCGGCTCCTCGGCTCAGGCCTTCCAGATCAGCTACACCGTCACCTTCTAA
- a CDS encoding diacylglycerol kinase family lipid kinase yields the protein MLQLVFNPAAGKGRAKAALAAALALLDERGVPYTLHTTRCAGHATELAAATPPGSVVVAIGGDGTVHEVAKGLLQAGTAGDPAGGRALGVLPLGSGDDFAFSLGLARDDLPGALERLLAAKPRLVDFGTVNGEPFFNAVGTGLDAEVAERVKTSPSFLRGLSGYLYSVLGALGHLREPHARVFVDGALVHDGPCLLVTSQNGPRSGGSFVFAPEARPDDGLLDVVIAGKLGMLGALGLLPKVMRAKHLDHPAVKLVRGSQVRAEWAEARPAHADGELLPAAATYEVVLHPRALRVLA from the coding sequence GTGCTGCAGCTCGTCTTCAACCCTGCCGCGGGCAAAGGCCGCGCCAAGGCCGCCCTGGCGGCGGCGCTCGCGCTCCTCGACGAGCGCGGCGTGCCGTACACGCTGCACACGACGAGGTGCGCGGGGCACGCGACGGAGCTCGCCGCCGCCACGCCCCCCGGCTCGGTCGTCGTCGCCATCGGAGGCGACGGGACCGTCCACGAGGTGGCCAAGGGGCTGCTGCAGGCCGGCACCGCCGGTGACCCGGCGGGCGGTCGCGCGTTGGGCGTCCTGCCCCTCGGCTCCGGCGACGACTTCGCGTTCAGCCTCGGCCTGGCGCGGGACGACCTTCCGGGCGCGCTGGAGCGCCTGCTCGCCGCGAAGCCGCGGCTGGTCGACTTCGGGACCGTGAACGGAGAGCCGTTCTTCAACGCCGTCGGCACAGGCCTCGACGCCGAGGTCGCGGAGCGCGTCAAGACCTCGCCGAGCTTCCTGAGAGGCCTCTCCGGCTACCTCTACTCCGTGCTCGGCGCGCTGGGGCACCTGCGCGAGCCGCACGCTCGCGTGTTCGTCGACGGAGCGCTCGTCCACGACGGTCCTTGCCTGCTCGTCACGTCGCAGAACGGGCCGCGCTCCGGCGGCAGTTTCGTGTTCGCGCCCGAAGCGCGTCCGGACGACGGCCTGCTCGACGTCGTGATCGCCGGGAAGCTGGGGATGCTCGGCGCGCTCGGCTTGCTACCCAAGGTCATGCGGGCCAAGCACCTGGATCATCCGGCGGTCAAGCTGGTCAGGGGCAGCCAAGTGCGGGCGGAGTGGGCCGAGGCACGCCCGGCACACGCCGACGGGGAGCTGCTTCCCGCGGCCGCCACGTACGAGGTGGTGCTGCACCCTCGCGCCTTGCGCGTTCTGGCCTGA
- a CDS encoding rhomboid family intramembrane serine protease, with product MANVVVYLYQASLGTGLAGLRFVFDNGFVPARLVAEPLAAWPTLVTYAFLHGGLAHLLGNMLFLFVFGDNVEDRLGHLRYALFYAGGAAIAALVHGLLGGDPRTPLVGASGAISAVLGAYIVIYPQQRVQTLIPGLIAPWLFLRLFSRQAPWYAPWLPAWAYIGFWAAMQGLSVLTDGSSTGEGVAWWAHIGGFAFGMTVANVNARRERRADVPGV from the coding sequence GTGGCGAACGTCGTCGTCTACCTTTACCAGGCCTCGCTCGGCACCGGGCTGGCGGGCCTACGCTTCGTGTTCGACAACGGCTTCGTGCCGGCGCGCCTGGTGGCCGAGCCGCTCGCCGCGTGGCCCACGCTGGTCACGTACGCGTTCCTGCACGGGGGCCTGGCGCACCTGCTCGGGAACATGCTCTTCCTGTTCGTCTTCGGCGATAACGTCGAGGACAGGCTCGGTCACCTGCGCTACGCGCTCTTCTACGCCGGCGGCGCGGCGATCGCCGCGCTCGTGCACGGCCTCCTCGGCGGCGACCCCCGCACCCCGCTCGTCGGCGCCTCGGGCGCCATAAGCGCCGTCCTGGGCGCTTACATAGTCATCTACCCCCAGCAGCGCGTGCAGACCCTCATCCCGGGCCTCATCGCCCCGTGGCTGTTCCTCAGGCTCTTCTCCCGGCAAGCGCCCTGGTACGCGCCGTGGCTGCCGGCCTGGGCGTACATCGGCTTCTGGGCCGCCATGCAGGGGCTGTCGGTGCTGACGGACGGCAGCTCGACCGGCGAGGGCGTCGCGTGGTGGGCGCACATTGGCGGCTTCGCCTTCGGGATGACGGTGGCCAACGTGAACGCCCGCCGCGAACGGCGGGCGGACGTGCCTGGGGTCTGA